One window of Candidatus Fusobacterium pullicola genomic DNA carries:
- a CDS encoding HPr family phosphocarrier protein produces the protein MTSKTVEITNETGLHTRPGNEFVSLAKTFSSQIEVENEAGKKVKGTSLLKLLSLGIKKGTKVTVYAEGADEAEAVEKLGDLLANLKD, from the coding sequence ATGACAAGTAAAACTGTTGAAATTACAAACGAAACTGGATTACATACAAGACCAGGAAATGAGTTCGTTAGCTTAGCTAAAACTTTTTCTTCTCAAATAGAAGTTGAAAACGAAGCTGGAAAGAAAGTTAAAGGAACATCTCTATTAAAGCTACTTTCATTAGGAATAAAAAAAGGTACTAAAGTAACTGTATACGCTGAAGGTGCTGACGAAGCTGAAGCAGTTGAAAAATTAGGAGACCTTCTAGCAAACTTAAAGGACTAA